A window of the Henckelia pumila isolate YLH828 chromosome 3, ASM3356847v2, whole genome shotgun sequence genome harbors these coding sequences:
- the LOC140890631 gene encoding abscisic acid receptor PYL4-like, whose product MKMPSDLPKSSLLLQRIKETPTTAAAAVCKQTYRHPSAAQVPDHVLHHHNHAVGSNQCCSAVSQHVSAPVSTVWSVVRRFDNPQAYKHFIKSCHVILGDGDVGTLREIHVISGLPAVSSTERLEILDDERHVISFSVVGGDHRLANYRSVTTLHAAEDGGGTVVVESYVVDVPQGNTKEETCVFVDTIVKCNLQSLAHTAQASARRNAST is encoded by the coding sequence ATGAAAATGCCTTCCGACCTCCCCAAATCCTCTCTTCTCCTCCAGAGAATCAAAGAAACCCCCACCACCGCCGCCGCAGCCGTCTGCAAGCAAACCTACCGCCATCCCTCCGCCGCACAAGTCCCGGACCACGTGCTACATCACCACAACCACGCCGTGGGGTCGAACCAGTGCTGCTCCGCCGTCTCCCAGCACGTCTCCGCCCCCGTCTCCACCGTGTGGTCCGTCGTCCGCCGCTTCGACAACCCGCAGGCGTACAAGCACTTCATCAAGAGCTGCCACGTGATCCTTGGCGACGGCGACGTGGGCACTCTCCGGGAGATCCACGTCATCTCGGGGCTCCCCGCCGTGAGCAGCACGGAGCGTTTGGAGATCCTGGACGACGAGAGGCACGTCATCAGCTTCAGCGTCGTCGGAGGGGACCACCGCCTGGCGAACTACAGGTCCGTCACGACGCTGCATGCGGCGGAGGACGGAGGAGGCACGGTGGTGGTGGAGTCGTACGTGGTGGACGTGCCGCAAGGGAACACTAAAGAAGAAACCTGTGTTTTTGTGGACACTATCGTCAAATGCAATCTCCAGTCTTTGGCGCATACTGCCCAGGCTTCAGCTAGGCGTAACGCTtctacataa